Proteins encoded in a region of the Spiroplasma endosymbiont of Amphimallon solstitiale genome:
- a CDS encoding sugar phosphate nucleotidyltransferase — MKVAIIFAAGIGSRLQPISNNVHKSLIKFKGLTLIEHIINHLIEIHDLKKIIVITGHLKDEFNFLTHKYSKLILINNQHFLDYNSGYALTLVSSYFNGQDDIFIICGDMISTKNIFLNNFSTNMMVAINRDHDNIKEDWSYKLNKDGNIIDIIKSKKKDSFLAGEWSYITKKWAKVLGEDLINPQQELVLQTTMVGKYLISNSIKHNFELKPYVLSFDCHWDVDNIIDLERTNKYFK; from the coding sequence ATGAAAGTTGCTATTATTTTTGCAGCAGGAATTGGCAGTAGATTACAACCTATCTCAAATAATGTTCATAAATCGTTAATTAAATTTAAAGGTTTAACTTTAATTGAACATATAATTAATCATTTAATTGAAATACATGATTTAAAAAAAATTATTGTCATTACTGGTCATTTAAAAGATGAATTTAATTTTCTTACTCATAAATATTCAAAATTAATCTTAATAAATAATCAACATTTCCTTGATTATAATAGTGGTTATGCTTTGACATTAGTATCATCATATTTTAATGGTCAAGATGATATTTTTATTATTTGTGGTGATATGATTAGTACAAAAAATATTTTTTTAAATAATTTTTCAACTAATATGATGGTCGCTATTAATCGTGATCATGATAATATCAAAGAAGATTGAAGTTATAAATTAAACAAGGATGGTAATATTATTGATATTATTAAAAGTAAAAAAAAGGATAGTTTCTTGGCGGGAGAATGAAGTTATATTACTAAAAAATGAGCAAAAGTTCTTGGTGAAGATTTAATAAATCCACAACAAGAACTTGTATTGCAAACAACAATGGTTGGTAAGTATTTAATTAGTAATAGTATTAAACATAATTTTGAATTAAAACCTTATGTTTTATCATTTGATTGCCATTGGGATGTTGATAATATTATTGATTTAGAACGAACTAATAAATATTTTAAATAA
- a CDS encoding metallophosphoesterase: MKKILLLLAISNTLSMINSNFSYNINSNLTSTIKSNHEINFLATADIHAGYPQSVSDKTISALAKHLPENNNRGVIISGDLTGYVKYTGNLFSYKLMLASISNHLLAGFGNHDSDTTCKVN, translated from the coding sequence ATGAAAAAAATATTATTACTACTTGCAATAAGTAATACTTTATCAATGATCAATAGTAATTTTTCTTATAATATTAATTCAAATTTAACAAGCACAATAAAAAGTAATCATGAAATTAATTTTTTAGCAACAGCAGATATTCATGCTGGATATCCTCAATCAGTTAGTGACAAAACAATTAGTGCCCTTGCTAAACATTTACCAGAAAATAATAATAGAGGTGTTATTATTTCTGGTGATTTAACAGGTTATGTTAAATATACAGGGAATTTATTTTCTTATAAATTAATGTTAGCATCAATCTCTAATCATCTTTTAGCAGGTTTTGGTAACCATGATTCTGATACTACTTGTAAAGTTAATTAA
- the guaA gene encoding glutamine-hydrolyzing GMP synthase translates to MFFSYQKIKTYPNLKAIILSGGPSSVYLQNAYKIDQAIFNLPVAILGVCYGMQLLTNHFKGKVELADEQEFGKSILYLDQPNNKLFKKVANQSKVWMSHADHVTKIPKDFIQIAHSDSSISAIAHLTKPIYGIQFHAEVTHSEFGKQIIEKFLFTIASCTKDWSLDDFISNQISEIKNKVQDKQVILGLSGGVDSSVAAAIISKAIGKQLTCIFVDTGLLRKNEAIDVMEIYKQNFKLNLEMIDASKHFFIALKGVKNAEEKRKIIGKQFIDVFTTAARKFKTADFLAQGTIYPDIIESSSKHASSKTIKTHHNVGGLPDDLQFKLLEPLKTLFKDEVREIGLKLGLPETLINRHPFPGPGLGVRVIEEVTKEKCLILQEVDHIFITKLKEKNIYNQVSQAFATLLPVKTFNYVEKYGWPKIIHQFTLKILFLIKNLLKVTLFSVKIL, encoded by the coding sequence ATGTTTTTTAGTTATCAAAAAATAAAAACATATCCCAACTTAAAAGCAATTATTTTATCTGGTGGACCATCAAGTGTTTATTTACAAAATGCTTATAAAATTGATCAAGCAATTTTTAATTTACCAGTTGCCATTTTAGGCGTTTGTTATGGCATGCAATTATTGACAAATCATTTTAAAGGGAAAGTAGAATTGGCAGATGAACAAGAATTTGGAAAATCAATTTTATATCTTGATCAACCAAATAATAAATTATTTAAAAAAGTTGCTAATCAATCAAAAGTATGAATGAGTCATGCTGATCATGTAACAAAAATTCCAAAAGATTTTATACAAATAGCTCATTCTGATTCTTCAATTTCAGCAATTGCACATTTGACTAAACCAATTTATGGTATCCAATTTCATGCTGAAGTTACCCATTCAGAATTTGGTAAGCAAATAATCGAAAAATTTTTATTTACAATAGCAAGTTGTACGAAAGATTGAAGTTTAGATGATTTTATTAGTAATCAAATTTCAGAAATTAAAAATAAAGTCCAAGATAAACAAGTTATTTTAGGTTTAAGTGGTGGAGTTGATTCTTCAGTTGCCGCTGCCATTATTTCTAAGGCAATTGGTAAACAGTTAACTTGCATTTTTGTTGATACAGGTTTATTGAGAAAAAATGAAGCAATTGATGTCATGGAAATTTATAAACAAAATTTTAAACTTAATCTTGAAATGATTGATGCAAGTAAACATTTTTTTATTGCTTTAAAAGGTGTTAAAAATGCTGAAGAAAAAAGAAAAATTATTGGTAAACAATTTATTGATGTATTTACAACAGCAGCAAGAAAATTTAAAACGGCTGATTTTTTAGCACAAGGAACAATTTATCCAGATATTATTGAATCTTCAAGTAAACATGCAAGTTCAAAAACAATTAAAACTCATCATAATGTTGGTGGTTTACCTGATGATTTACAATTTAAATTGTTAGAACCATTAAAAACCTTATTTAAAGATGAAGTAAGAGAAATTGGTTTAAAACTTGGGTTACCTGAAACATTAATTAATCGTCATCCTTTCCCTGGTCCTGGATTAGGAGTTAGAGTTATAGAAGAAGTAACAAAAGAAAAATGTTTAATTTTACAAGAAGTTGATCATATTTTTATTACCAAATTGAAAGAAAAAAATATATATAATCAAGTATCACAAGCATTTGCCACTTTGCTACCAGTTAAAACTTTTAATTATGTAGAAAAGTATGGATGACCAAAAATTATTCATCAATTTACACTTAAAATATTATTTTTAATTAAAAATTTGTTAAAAGTAACATTATTTAGTGTAAAAATTCTCTAA
- a CDS encoding APC family permease, producing MFNLKKLKFWAKSSRANNEKISLNELIWIGFNYTCGIAFPMALIGIYYWNNGGVGLHMLWVILLCALIAAGTALAFTKCSRVYHDTNGGAYVYVRGVFGRFWGWIIGFIQYITLPSTIIVTIISMFRVNLDQLSIFNWVPERWSSLIIDSIGIFIYAAVASCMYFGMKGFRWFVNISGIIKWGSALFLIVCAIILVVTNKGLAFSQAAEGTKNINLTLPKINNAFSGFFYFFIGFETFIVVGKNVKNPTKNFGKGILIVLLLSTIFYLAVSVLVFGAITIDGTNGQNGWSGATNEYNPNNVISGIAGITGMIVLVISTLSLKLNGAMQNSLYSGGMIQPLAKEGYITEKLAKLNKENIAMRASTANLIITIIACIIMLIIPDLIGAPFDFNTVLGFSTNITIAVYIFVLAATCVMGYRKQIKIKIWEWIVFVACGLFLLSQFVVFNYGMINDMINKRGEVLIAVIIEFLMFWMFIAIAVIWYFIYYQPKLKMRLASNLDYQNQLDQEFIPMTEEEAIKYLLNEPETELERIKIHENEARSVTT from the coding sequence ATGTTTAATTTAAAAAAATTAAAATTTTGAGCAAAATCATCTCGTGCTAATAATGAAAAAATTAGTCTTAATGAATTAATATGAATTGGTTTTAACTATACTTGTGGTATTGCATTTCCAATGGCATTAATTGGCATTTATTATTGAAATAATGGTGGCGTTGGTTTACATATGCTATGAGTTATTTTATTATGTGCTTTAATTGCTGCGGGAACTGCACTTGCTTTTACTAAATGTAGTCGTGTTTATCATGACACTAATGGTGGCGCTTATGTTTATGTTCGTGGAGTTTTTGGCCGTTTTTGAGGATGAATAATTGGTTTTATTCAATATATTACTTTACCTTCAACAATTATTGTAACTATTATTTCTATGTTTCGAGTGAATTTAGATCAATTATCAATTTTTAATTGAGTTCCTGAACGATGATCGAGTTTAATTATTGATAGTATTGGTATTTTTATTTATGCTGCTGTTGCTAGTTGCATGTATTTTGGAATGAAGGGATTTCGTTGATTTGTTAATATTTCTGGTATTATTAAATGAGGTTCTGCTTTGTTTTTAATTGTTTGTGCTATTATTTTGGTAGTAACTAATAAAGGTTTAGCATTTTCACAAGCGGCTGAAGGAACAAAAAACATTAATTTAACTTTACCAAAAATTAATAATGCATTTAGTGGATTCTTCTATTTCTTTATTGGTTTTGAAACTTTTATTGTTGTTGGAAAAAATGTTAAAAATCCAACTAAAAACTTTGGTAAAGGTATTTTAATAGTTTTATTATTATCAACTATTTTTTATTTAGCTGTATCAGTATTAGTATTTGGTGCCATTACTATTGACGGTACAAATGGCCAAAATGGTTGATCTGGAGCTACTAATGAATATAATCCAAATAATGTTATATCAGGAATTGCTGGTATTACTGGTATGATTGTACTAGTTATTTCTACTTTATCATTGAAATTAAATGGTGCTATGCAAAATTCTTTATATTCTGGTGGTATGATTCAACCATTAGCCAAAGAAGGATATATTACTGAAAAATTAGCCAAATTAAATAAAGAAAATATTGCAATGCGTGCTAGTACAGCTAATTTAATTATTACTATTATTGCTTGTATTATTATGTTAATAATCCCAGATTTAATTGGTGCACCTTTTGATTTTAATACAGTACTAGGATTTTCTACTAACATTACTATTGCTGTATATATTTTTGTGTTAGCTGCCACGTGTGTTATGGGTTATCGTAAACAAATTAAAATTAAAATTTGAGAATGAATTGTTTTTGTTGCTTGTGGTTTATTTTTACTTAGTCAGTTTGTTGTTTTTAACTATGGTATGATTAATGACATGATTAATAAAAGAGGGGAAGTATTAATAGCTGTTATTATTGAATTCTTAATGTTTTGAATGTTTATTGCAATTGCTGTTATTTGATATTTTATTTATTATCAACCAAAATTAAAAATGCGTTTAGCATCAAATTTAGATTATCAAAATCAATTAGATCAAGAATTCATACCAATGACTGAAGAAGAAGCAATAAAATATTTACTTAATGAACCCGAAACAGAATTAGAACGAATTAAAATTCATGAAAATGAAGCCAGATCAGTTACAACTTAA
- a CDS encoding transposase-like zinc-binding domain-containing protein has translation MNKNTVKEILNNLSDKDFIEIFRENKTRIKQIEKKEKFEAVEQKFKEKGIQCPDCSSFLCTKYGSKDYKQRYKCKSCNITFHAFKNHYFYWSHLSHDQWDLLIQIATLGQSAYIISQFINTTNKTAWFNRQKFMKSTQLVKTQNQFVKLKARIEVDETFIKEIHKGNFKDPNDPRKQWIEENAKDLNCCIQMAIDENRNIYAQTTNTKRLNKKWVQENLTSKLIEENSIIVCDMQVLYDTVAKQTKSTIQQFKSKENKELNYKKLSNVSKIQSSLKEFITHYHGIGFTNIQNYLNLWKWKYQHYGLTPYQKSNVLYFSL, from the coding sequence ATGAATAAAAATACAGTAAAAGAAATTTTAAATAATTTGTCTGATAAAGATTTTATTGAGATTTTTAGAGAAAATAAAACTAGAATTAAACAAATTGAGAAAAAAGAAAAATTTGAAGCAGTCGAACAAAAATTCAAAGAGAAAGGGATTCAATGTCCAGATTGTAGTTCTTTTTTGTGTACTAAATATGGTAGTAAAGATTATAAGCAAAGATATAAATGTAAAAGTTGTAATATTACTTTTCATGCTTTTAAAAATCATTATTTTTATTGAAGTCATTTATCTCATGATCAATGAGATTTATTGATACAAATAGCTACTTTAGGTCAATCTGCTTACATTATTTCTCAATTTATTAATACTACAAATAAAACTGCCTGATTTAATCGTCAAAAATTTATGAAATCAACACAATTAGTAAAAACACAAAATCAATTTGTAAAATTAAAAGCTAGAATTGAAGTTGACGAAACTTTTATCAAAGAAATTCATAAAGGAAACTTTAAAGATCCAAATGATCCAAGAAAACAATGAATTGAAGAAAATGCTAAAGATTTAAATTGTTGTATTCAAATGGCAATTGATGAAAACCGAAATATCTATGCTCAAACAACAAATACTAAAAGATTAAATAAAAAATGAGTACAAGAAAACTTAACATCGAAACTTATCGAAGAAAATTCAATTATAGTTTGTGATATGCAAGTATTATATGATACAGTAGCTAAACAAACTAAATCCACTATCCAGCAGTTTAAATCAAAAGAAAATAAAGAATTAAATTATAAAAAATTAAGTAATGTCAGTAAAATACAATCAAGTTTAAAAGAATTTATTACTCATTACCATGGCATTGGATTTACCAATATTCAAAATTACCTCAATTTATGGAAATGAAAATATCAACACTACGGATTAACCCCTTATCAAAAATCCAATGTGTTATATTTCAGTTTGTAA
- a CDS encoding IS30 family transposase, protein MYKYLTIESIIAIKEYKSYGFSIRKIAKAIDYSKSTVHRVCRLLNQNLLPLEILNKIQKNKQNAGRKLIILTLIEINTINHLLITKNYALDIIANFLKENKIKSISTKTLYNMFKTNRMGFDENNLLRKGKNKPHKQKETRGRINNCKSIHERNLIIPNIKNIEEFGHLEGDTIIGKDHKSSIITLADIWSKTTIPLATKNNKSENITKSIIKFISKLQKGTVKTITFDRGKEFSKWKLIEKNCNVKIYFADPGKPCQRGLNENNNGILRRYLPKSTDLSSYKQKDLNTIAFQINSTPRKSLSYKRPIDLIQLF, encoded by the coding sequence ATGTATAAGTATCTGACTATTGAATCAATAATAGCAATAAAAGAATATAAAAGTTATGGATTTTCGATTCGTAAAATAGCAAAAGCCATTGATTATAGTAAATCAACTGTACATAGAGTTTGTAGATTATTAAATCAAAACTTATTACCATTAGAAATATTGAATAAAATTCAAAAAAATAAACAAAATGCAGGTAGAAAATTAATAATTTTAACTTTAATAGAAATTAATACTATTAATCATTTGTTAATTACTAAAAATTATGCTCTTGATATAATTGCTAATTTTTTAAAGGAAAATAAAATAAAAAGTATTTCAACAAAAACTTTATATAACATGTTTAAAACAAATCGAATGGGTTTTGATGAAAATAACTTATTGAGAAAAGGAAAAAATAAACCTCACAAACAAAAAGAAACTAGGGGCAGAATTAATAATTGTAAGTCTATTCATGAAAGAAATTTAATCATTCCTAATATTAAAAATATAGAAGAATTTGGTCATTTAGAAGGTGATACTATCATTGGTAAAGATCATAAAAGTTCTATTATTACTTTAGCTGATATATGATCAAAAACCACAATTCCTTTAGCAACTAAAAATAATAAATCAGAAAATATTACAAAAAGTATAATAAAATTTATTTCAAAGTTACAAAAAGGAACAGTTAAAACTATTACTTTTGATCGTGGTAAAGAATTTAGTAAATGAAAATTAATCGAAAAAAATTGTAATGTTAAGATTTATTTTGCAGATCCTGGTAAACCTTGTCAAAGAGGTTTAAATGAAAATAATAATGGTATTTTAAGAAGATATTTACCAAAATCTACAGATCTATCTTCATATAAACAAAAAGATTTAAATACTATAGCATTTCAAATTAATTCTACACCCAGAAAATCACTATCTTATAAAAGACCAATAGATTTAATACAATTATTTTAA
- a CDS encoding transposase-like zinc-binding domain-containing protein produces the protein MSDKDFIEIFRENKTRIKQIEKKEKFEAVEQKFKEKGIQCPDCSSFLCTKYGSKDYKQRYKCKSCNITFHAFKNHYFYWSHLSHDQWDLLIQIATLGQSAYIISQFINTTNKTAWFNRQKFMKSTQLVKTQNQFVKLKARIEVDETFIKEIHKGNFKDPNDPRKQWIKENAKDLNCCIQMAIDENRNIYAQTTNTKRLNKKWVQENLTSKLIEENSIIVCDMQVLYDTVAKQTKSTIQQFKSKENKELNYKKLSNVSKIQSSLKEFITHYHGIGFTNIQNYLNLWKWKYQHYGLTPYQKSNVLYFSL, from the coding sequence TTGTCTGATAAAGATTTTATTGAGATTTTTAGAGAAAATAAAACTAGAATTAAACAAATTGAGAAAAAAGAAAAATTTGAAGCAGTCGAACAAAAATTCAAAGAGAAAGGGATTCAATGTCCAGATTGTAGTTCTTTTTTGTGTACTAAATATGGTAGTAAAGATTATAAGCAAAGATATAAATGTAAAAGTTGTAATATTACTTTTCATGCTTTTAAAAATCATTATTTTTATTGAAGTCATTTATCTCATGATCAATGAGATTTATTGATACAAATAGCTACTTTAGGTCAATCTGCTTACATTATTTCTCAATTTATTAATACTACAAATAAAACTGCCTGATTTAATCGTCAAAAATTTATGAAATCAACACAATTAGTAAAAACACAAAATCAATTTGTAAAATTAAAAGCTAGAATTGAAGTTGACGAAACTTTTATCAAAGAAATTCATAAAGGAAACTTTAAAGATCCAAATGATCCAAGAAAACAATGAATTAAAGAAAATGCTAAAGATTTAAATTGTTGTATTCAAATGGCAATTGATGAAAACCGAAATATCTATGCTCAAACAACAAATACTAAAAGATTAAATAAAAAATGAGTACAAGAAAACTTAACATCGAAACTTATCGAAGAAAATTCAATTATAGTTTGTGATATGCAAGTATTATATGATACAGTAGCTAAACAAACTAAATCCACTATCCAGCAGTTTAAATCAAAAGAAAATAAAGAATTAAATTATAAAAAATTAAGTAATGTCAGTAAAATACAATCAAGTTTAAAAGAATTTATTACTCATTACCATGGCATTGGATTTACCAATATTCAAAATTACCTCAATTTATGGAAATGAAAATATCAACACTACGGATTAACCCCTTATCAAAAATCCAATGTGTTATATTTCAGTTTGTAA
- a CDS encoding IS256 family transposase, translated as MAKKQNINNNDPISKAVDLLLENTGDLTTVFKEGGLYKELTKRLVEKMLNSEMQNYLGYEKNQHSNTENARNGTSSKKLITQQGKIEIDVPRDRNSDFTPVIVAKRQRRFDGFDQQVLSLYAKGMTLSDIRMQLQELYHGADISESVISQITDDVIDDVKAWQNRPLESVYPIVYFDCIVVKVRQDKRIINKSVYIALGVDLEGKKDVLGLWISENEGAKFWLANFTEMKNRGLNDILIACSDNLTGMSEAIQAVYPKTEHQLCIVHQIRNSLKYVSYKHRKTLVTDLKPIYSACSEEQAMQALESFESKWNKQYPQIAKSWYKNWENLMIFISYPAEIKRVIYTTNAIESVNSQLRKVIRNKKAFPNDMSVFKIFYLAIENITKKWTLPIQNWNTAIAHFMIKFEDRINLN; from the coding sequence ATGGCTAAAAAACAAAATATTAATAATAATGATCCAATATCAAAAGCAGTAGATTTATTATTAGAAAATACTGGAGATTTAACAACAGTTTTTAAAGAAGGGGGTTTATATAAAGAATTAACAAAACGTTTAGTTGAAAAAATGTTGAATTCTGAAATGCAAAATTATTTAGGATATGAAAAAAATCAACATAGTAATACTGAAAATGCTCGTAATGGTACAAGTTCAAAAAAATTAATAACTCAACAAGGTAAAATTGAGATTGATGTACCAAGAGATCGCAATAGTGATTTTACTCCTGTAATAGTTGCAAAAAGACAGCGAAGATTTGATGGTTTTGATCAACAAGTGCTTTCACTATATGCAAAAGGTATGACTCTATCTGACATTAGAATGCAGTTACAAGAGTTATATCATGGTGCTGATATTAGTGAAAGTGTTATTAGTCAAATTACTGATGATGTTATTGATGATGTCAAAGCATGACAAAATCGACCATTAGAAAGCGTTTATCCGATTGTTTATTTTGATTGTATAGTAGTTAAAGTTCGACAAGATAAACGGATTATTAATAAATCAGTTTATATAGCATTAGGAGTTGATTTAGAAGGTAAAAAAGATGTTTTAGGCTTATGAATTAGTGAAAATGAAGGTGCTAAATTTTGATTAGCTAATTTCACAGAAATGAAAAATCGAGGCTTAAATGATATTTTGATTGCTTGTAGTGATAATTTAACAGGCATGTCAGAAGCAATACAAGCAGTTTATCCTAAAACAGAACATCAATTATGCATTGTTCATCAAATTCGAAATAGTTTAAAATATGTTTCATACAAACATCGAAAAACTCTAGTTACAGATTTAAAACCAATTTATAGTGCATGTAGTGAAGAACAAGCAATGCAAGCTTTAGAATCATTTGAAAGTAAATGAAATAAACAATATCCCCAAATTGCTAAATCTTGATATAAAAATTGAGAAAATTTGATGATTTTTATTAGTTATCCTGCAGAAATCAAAAGAGTAATTTATACAACAAATGCTATTGAATCTGTTAATAGTCAATTACGAAAAGTTATTAGAAACAAAAAAGCTTTTCCTAATGATATGTCAGTTTTTAAAATATTTTATTTAGCAATTGAAAATATAACAAAAAAATGAACATTGCCTATTCAAAATTGAAATACAGCAATTGCTCATTTTATGATAAAATTTGAAGACAGAATTAATCTGAACTAG